The Brassica napus cultivar Da-Ae chromosome C7, Da-Ae, whole genome shotgun sequence genome has a segment encoding these proteins:
- the LOC106427996 gene encoding rac-like GTP-binding protein ARAC1 translates to MSASRFIKCVTVGDGAVGKTCLLISYTSNTFPTDYVPTVFDNFSANVVVNGATVNLGLWDTAGQEDYNRLRPLSYRGADVFILAFSLISKASYENVSKKWIPELTHYAPGVPIVLVGTKLDLRDDKQFFVDHPGAVPITTAQGEELMKLIGAPSYIECSSKSQENVKGVFDAAIRVVLQPPKQKKKKGKVQKACSIL, encoded by the exons ATGAGCGCATCGAGGTTCATAAAGTGTGTGACCGTTGGTGACGGAGCTGTGGGTAAAACATGTCTCCTCATTTCGTACACCAGCAACACTTTCCCTACG GACTACGTTCCCACTGTTTTCGATAACTTTAGCGCTAATGTGGTTGTTAACGGAGCCACTGTCAACCTTGGCTTGTGGGATACCGCTG GGCAGGAGGATTATAACAGGTTAAGACCCTTGAGTTACCGCGGTGCTGATGTTTTCATCTTAGCCTTTTCCCTCATCAGTAAGGCTAGTTATGAGAATGTCTCCAAGAAG TGGATCCCTGAGCTGACTCACTATGCCCCTGGTGTCCCAATTGTTCTTGTTGGTACCAAACTAG ATCTTAGGGATGACAAACAGTTCTTCGTTGACCACCCTGGTGCTGTACCTATTACCACTGCTCAG GGAGAGGAACTGATGAAGCTAATTGGAGCTCCTTCGTACATCGAGTGCAGTTCAAAATCACAGGAg AACGTGAAGGGGGTGTTTGATGCAGCGATTAGAGTGGTACTTCAACCTCCAAagcagaagaaaaagaaggGCAAAGTACAAAAGGCCTGCTCCATTttgtaa
- the LOC106418243 gene encoding vacuolar protein sorting-associated protein 35A — translation MIADGAGEDEEKWLAAGAAAFKQNAFYMQRAIDSNNLKDALKYSAQMLSELRTSKLSPHKYYDLYMRAFDELRKLEIFFMEETRRGCSVIELYELVQHAGNILPRLYLLCTAGSVYIKTKEAPAKEILKDLVEMCRGIQHPLRGLFLRSYLAQISRDKLPDIGSEYEGDADTVTDAVEFVLLNFTEMNKLWVRMQHQGPARDKEKREKERSELRDLVGKNLHVLSQLEGVDLDMYRDTVLPRVLEQIVNCRDEIAQYYLMDCIIQVFPDEYHLQTLDVLLGACPQLQPSVDIMTVLSRLMERLSSYAALNTEVLPYFLQVEAFSKLNNAIGKVIEAQEDMPILSAVTLYSSLLKFTLHVHPDRLDYADQVLGSCIKQLSGKGKIHDTRATKELVTLLSAPLEKYNDVVIALKLTNYPLVLDYLDSENKRVMATVIIRSIMKNKTIIATAEKVEALLELIKGLINDLDEPQGLEVDEDDFEEEQNSVARLIHMLYSDDPEEMFKIISVLKNHFLTGGPKRLKFTIPPLVVSALKLIRRLPEEGDNPFGKEASVSATKIFQFLNQIIEALPSAPSPDLAFRLYLQCAEAANKCDEEPIAYEFFTQAYILYEEEISDSKAQVTALQLIIGTLQRMHVFGVENRDTLTHKAMGYSAKLLKKPDQCRAVYACSHLFWLEDHETIQDGERVLRCLKRALKIANSAQQMTSAARGSTGSVTLFIEILNKYLYFYEKGIPQVTVESVESMIQLIKNEESLTSDPSAESFFASTLRFMEFQKQKGGVVGDRYEQIKV, via the exons ATGATCGCAGACGGAGcaggagaagatgaagagaaaTGGCTCGCCGCCGGCGCTGCAGCTTTCAAGCAGAACGCATTTTACATGCAACGCGCTATT GACTCGAATAATCTGAAAGATGCTCTCAAGTATTCGGCTCAGATGCTTAGCGAGTTGCGGACTTCGAAGCTTTCACCTCACAAGTACTATGACCTCT ATATGAGAGCTTTTGATGAGTTGAGGAAGCTTGAGATTTTCTTCATGGAAGAAACTCGGCGTGGCTGCTCAGTCATTGAACTCTATGAGCTTGTCCAGCATGCTGGTAACATATTACCACGTTT GTATCTCCTGTGTACAGCAGGATCCGTTTACATCAAAACCAAGGAAGCTCCTGCCAAGGAAATTCTTAAAGATCTCGTTGAGATGTGCCGTGGGATTCAGCATCCTCTACGTGGTCTCTTCTTGAGAAGTTACCTTGCGCAAATTAGTCGAGATAAATTGCCTGATATTGGTTCTGAATATGAAGG AGATGCTGATACAGTCACGGATGCGGTGGAGTTTGTACTACTGAATTTTACCGAGATGAATAAACTCTGGGTCAGAATGCAACACCAG GGACCTGCTCGGGATAAGGAGAAACGGGAGAAAGAGAGGAGTGAGCTTCGTGACCTT GTTGGAAAGAACCTTCATGTGCTGAGCCAGTTGGAAGGTGTAGACCTTGATATGTACAGAGATACAGTTCTTCCTAGAGTCTTAGAGCAG ATAGTGAACTGCCGAGATGAGATTGCCCAATATTACCTAATGGACTGTATCATTCAAGTTTTTCCCGACGAGTATCACTTGCAAACTCTTGATGTGCTTCTTGGAGCTTGTCCACAACTTCAG cCATCGGTTGACATTATGACAGTGCTTTCACGTTTAATGGAGAGATTGTCAAGTTATGCTGCCTTAAATACTGAAGTTTTGCCTTATTTCCTGCAAGTGGAAGCTTTCTCAAAGTTGAATAATGCAATTGGAAAG GTGATAGAAGCACAAGAAGACATGCCAATTCTGAGTGCAGTAACCCTATATTCTTCGCTTCTCAAGTTTACTCTTCATGTTCACCCTGATCGGCTTGATTATGCGGACCAAGTTTTG GGATCATGTATTAAACAACTGTCTGGAAAAGGAAAGATTCATGACACCCGTGCAACAAAGGAGCTTGTCACCCTTTTAAGTGCTCCTCTAGAGAAGTATAACGATGTTGTTATCGCCCTTAAACTAACAAACTATCCCCTTGTACTGGATTACCTTGATAGCGAGAACAAGAGAGTAATGGCTACTGTTATAATTCGAAGCATTATGAAAAACAAGACTATTATTGCTACAGCAGAGAAG GTTGAAGCATTGCTTGAACTGATCAAAGGACTTATCAATGACCTGGATGAGCCGCAAGGTCTTGAG GTTGATGAAGATGACTTTGAGGAGGAGCAAAATTCTGTTGCGCGTCTCATTCACATGTTATATAGTGATGACCCGGAAGAGATGTTTAAG ATTATCAGTGTCCTCAAGAACCATTTCCTGACAGGAGGGCCAAAGCGCTTAAAGTTCACCATTCCACCCCTTGTTGTGTCTGCTCTGAAG CTAATCAGGCGGTTGCCAGAGGAAGGAGACAATCCTTTTGGAAAAGAGGCTTCGGTGTCTGCTACTAAAATCTTCCAATTTCTAAATCAG ATTATTGAAGCGCTACCTAGTGCTCCATCACCTGACTTGGCATTCCGATTGTACTTGCAATGTGCTGAG GCTGCGAATAAGTGTGATGAAGAGCCAATTGCATACGAATTTTTCACCCAAGCATACATCTTATACGAAGAAGAAATTTCG GACTCAAAGGCCCAGGTGACTGCTTTACAACTGATAATTGGAACGCTGCAAAGGATGCACGTATTTGGTGTTGAGAATAGAGACACTTTAACACATAAGGCCATGGGG TATTCTGCGAAACTTCTGAAGAAACCGGACCAATGTCGAGCTGTTTATGCCTGCTCTCATCTGTTTTGGCTAGAAGATCATGAGACCATACAAGATGGAGAAAG GGTTCTGCGTTGTCTCAAACGAGCGCTTAAAATTGCAAATTCGGCTCAACAAATGACCAGCGCAGCTCGGGGTAGTACAGGATCTGTTACCCTCTTCATCGAGATATTAAACAA GTACCTCTATTTCTACGAGAAAGGGATTCCACAGGTCACAGTTGAATCAGTGGAGAGCATGATCCAACTGATCAAGAACGAAGAATCGTTGACATCTGACCCATCTGCCGAATCGTTCTTTGCAAGTACGCTTCGGTTTATGGAGTTCCAAAAGCAGAAAGGCGGTGTTGTTGGTGACAGATACGAGCAGATAAAAGTATAG
- the LOC106416501 gene encoding uncharacterized protein LOC106416501 isoform X2, with product MSRCYPFPPPGYVRNETRDESLIGSIKGTKEEVKRDRKHKKDKKRKERDTEADNSSKKFDDGRGLVTNNELECLEKSSLTVELEHQTSSQNSCDSRPNHIQSPLLPDGRQYGSETSIRVLLHGKEHEHQDAEVMLTNKDHSESLAHTSANEAPLDPLIVCQEKRKREITTKLSKEKNAVPLESDRQISKPLGKETHQETVGASKLCRKCPSSTAVRFLDLIENWAPDLVESKLIDTEDQELWLVMKVGAKRHHHQVNNQTTSNGRSSIVWPTARFLPEAELHALPFTVPF from the exons ATGTCTCGGTGTTACCCGTTCCCACCACCTGGTTATGTACGAAACGAAACTCGGGATGAGTCTCTGATCGGATCGATCAAG GGGACAAAGGAGGAAGTTAAGAGAGATAGAAAACACAAGAAGGACAAAAAGAGGAAGGAGAGAGATACTGAGGCTGACAACAGTAGCAAGAAGTTTGATGATGGTCGCGGATTAGTAACAAACAATGAGCTTGAGTGCTTGGAGAAGAGCTCCCTTACAGTGGAACTTGAGCATCAAACGTCGTCTCAGAATTCTTGTGATAGCAGACCGAATCATATTCAGAGTCCGCTCCTCCCCGATGGTAGGCAGTACGGCTCTG AAACCAGCATACGGGTCTTGTTACATGGCAAAGAGCATGAACATCAAGATGCTGAGGTGATGCTTACCAACAAGGATCATAGCGAGTCCCTTGCTCATACTTCTGCAAATGAAGCTCCACTAGACCCTTTAATTGTCTGccaagagaagagaaagagagaaatcaCAACAAAGCTCAGTAAAGAGAAGAACGCAGTTCCTCTAGAATCAGACAGACAAATCAGTAAGCCACTAGGTAAAGAGACTCATCAAGAAACTGTTGGAGCTTCGAAGCTATGCAGAAAATGCCCTTCTTCCACGGCTGTGCGGTTCTTGGATCTCATCGAGAACTGGGCTCCTGATCTTGTCGAGAGCAAGCTCATTGACACTGAAGATCAAGAATTGTGGCTGGTCATGAAGGTTGGTGCTAAAAGACATCATCATCAAGTTAACAATCAGACAACAAGCAATGGAAGAAGTTCGATAGTGTGGCCAACTGCTCGGTTTCTTCCAGAAGCCGAACTACACGCATTGCCATTCACTGTTCCGTTCTGA
- the LOC106416501 gene encoding uncharacterized protein LOC106416501 isoform X1, with the protein MSRCYPFPPPGYVRNETRDESLIGSIKGTKEEVKRDRKHKKDKKRKERDTEADNSSKKFDDGRGLVTNNELECLEKSSLTVELEHQTSSQNSCDSRPNHIQSPLLPDGRQYGSGEFVCLLVVGSVLLHVMMMTLFLQIIGFEETSIRVLLHGKEHEHQDAEVMLTNKDHSESLAHTSANEAPLDPLIVCQEKRKREITTKLSKEKNAVPLESDRQISKPLGKETHQETVGASKLCRKCPSSTAVRFLDLIENWAPDLVESKLIDTEDQELWLVMKVGAKRHHHQVNNQTTSNGRSSIVWPTARFLPEAELHALPFTVPF; encoded by the exons ATGTCTCGGTGTTACCCGTTCCCACCACCTGGTTATGTACGAAACGAAACTCGGGATGAGTCTCTGATCGGATCGATCAAG GGGACAAAGGAGGAAGTTAAGAGAGATAGAAAACACAAGAAGGACAAAAAGAGGAAGGAGAGAGATACTGAGGCTGACAACAGTAGCAAGAAGTTTGATGATGGTCGCGGATTAGTAACAAACAATGAGCTTGAGTGCTTGGAGAAGAGCTCCCTTACAGTGGAACTTGAGCATCAAACGTCGTCTCAGAATTCTTGTGATAGCAGACCGAATCATATTCAGAGTCCGCTCCTCCCCGATGGTAGGCAGTACGGCTCTGGTGAGTTTGTTTGTTTACTTGTTGTTGGGTCTGTTTTGCTTCACGTGATGATGATGACACTCTTTCTTCAAATTATTGGATTTGAAGAAACCAGCATACGGGTCTTGTTACATGGCAAAGAGCATGAACATCAAGATGCTGAGGTGATGCTTACCAACAAGGATCATAGCGAGTCCCTTGCTCATACTTCTGCAAATGAAGCTCCACTAGACCCTTTAATTGTCTGccaagagaagagaaagagagaaatcaCAACAAAGCTCAGTAAAGAGAAGAACGCAGTTCCTCTAGAATCAGACAGACAAATCAGTAAGCCACTAGGTAAAGAGACTCATCAAGAAACTGTTGGAGCTTCGAAGCTATGCAGAAAATGCCCTTCTTCCACGGCTGTGCGGTTCTTGGATCTCATCGAGAACTGGGCTCCTGATCTTGTCGAGAGCAAGCTCATTGACACTGAAGATCAAGAATTGTGGCTGGTCATGAAGGTTGGTGCTAAAAGACATCATCATCAAGTTAACAATCAGACAACAAGCAATGGAAGAAGTTCGATAGTGTGGCCAACTGCTCGGTTTCTTCCAGAAGCCGAACTACACGCATTGCCATTCACTGTTCCGTTCTGA
- the LOC106416672 gene encoding DEAD-box ATP-dependent RNA helicase 47A: protein MAESFEELGLSEEVMGALKEMSIEAPTEIQCIGIPAVMDRKSVVLGSHTGSGKTLAYLLPIVQLMREDEATLESQVDEKAREVKGKDELVAEEEKLLKEKEDKIVSLQTEVSSLQGSSDSAKQLGKVQARVVELEKQVEVLGTSWSKRTRRKLPQKLGLKRLRKN, encoded by the exons atggctgAAAGTTTCGAGGAGCTAGGGCTAAGCGAGGAAGTGATGGGAGCTTTGAAAGAGATGAGCATTGAGGCTCCTACTGAGATTCAATGTATCGGAATACCTGCTGTTATGGATCGCAAGAGCGTCGTCTTGGGATCTCACACCGGCTCCGGCAAGACTCTTGCCTACTTGCTTCCTATTGTTCAg CTGATGAGAGAAGATGAGGCAACCCTTG AGTCTCAAGTCGATGAGAAAGCTCGCGAGGTTAAGGGCAAAGACGAGTTGGTAGCAGAGGAGGAGAAGCTgctcaaagaaaaagaagacaaGATTGTTTCCTTGCAGACTGAAGTCTCATCGTTACAA GGATCATCAGATTCTGCAAAACAGTTGGGAAAGGTTCAAGCACGAGTTGTTGAGTTAGAGAAGCAG GTGGAGGTACTGGGAACTTCTTGGAGCAAAAGAACAAGGAGAAAACTTCCACAGAAGCTCGGACTAAAGAGGCTGAGAAAAAACTAA
- the LOC106449886 gene encoding bZIP transcription factor 27 isoform X1 — MLSSAKHKINHSAFSVSSSSSSLPHSYSQAKNMTQVTMEEVWKDINLASLHQHRQLNIDHEPVLSNQNPNNSIFKDFLKKPLNQEPQPLPPSSSSSTLHRSLPPPPPETVLSLNPHSINTHFDESARFGCFGMKRGGQESDESRGDRRHKRMIKNRESAARSRARKQECLSPYFSPPYQLKETETESSVESTVSSLYLKKWYIFFSSISGIYKRAGACNISLAEGKCKTQETRRAVENGGSNSTPNKEKASTVLDNSILRKKTSNSRHGEEKHG; from the exons ATGTTGTCATCAGCAAAACATAAAATCAACCATAGTGCTTTTTCTGtttcctcatcttcatcttcattacCTCATTCATATTCACAAGCCAAGAACATGACTCAAGTCACCATGGAAGAGGTATGGAAAGATATCAACCTTGCTTCCCTACACCAACATCGCCAGCTAAACATTGATCATGAGCCAGTGTTGAGcaaccaaaaccctaataacTCCATCTTCAAAGATTTCCTCAAGAAGCCTTTGAATCAAGAACCACAACCACtaccaccttcttcttcttcatccactCTCCACcgctctcttcctcctcctcctcctgaaaCTGTTCTCAGTTTAAACCCTCACTCCATTAACACCCACTTTGATGAATCTGCGAGGTTTGGTTGTTTTGGGATGAAAAGAGGAGGCCAAGAATCTGATGAAAGCAGAGGAGACAGAAGGCATAAGCGTATGATCAAGAACAGAGAATCTGCTGCTCGTTCGAGGGCTAGGAAACAGGAATGCCTCTCTCCTTACTTTTCTCCGCCTTATCAATTGAAGGAAACAGAAACTGAATCTAGTGTTGAATCTACAGTTTCTTCtctgtatttaaaaaaatggtatatatttttttcttctatttcagGCATATACAAACGAGCTGGAGCTTGCAATATCTCACTTGCAGAAGGAAAATGCAAGACTCAAGAGACAAGAAGAGCAG TTGAAAATGGCGGAAGCAACTCAACACCAAACAAAGAGAAAGCTTCAACGGTCTTGGACAActccattttgagaaaaaaaacatcCAACTCACGTCATGGAGAAGAGAAGCATGGATAA
- the LOC106449886 gene encoding bZIP transcription factor 27 isoform X2 yields MLSSAKHKINHSAFSVSSSSSSLPHSYSQAKNMTQVTMEEVWKDINLASLHQHRQLNIDHEPVLSNQNPNNSIFKDFLKKPLNQEPQPLPPSSSSSTLHRSLPPPPPETVLSLNPHSINTHFDESARFGCFGMKRGGQESDESRGDRRHKRMIKNRESAARSRARKQAYTNELELAISHLQKENARLKRQEEQLKMAEATQHQTKRKLQRSWTTPF; encoded by the exons ATGTTGTCATCAGCAAAACATAAAATCAACCATAGTGCTTTTTCTGtttcctcatcttcatcttcattacCTCATTCATATTCACAAGCCAAGAACATGACTCAAGTCACCATGGAAGAGGTATGGAAAGATATCAACCTTGCTTCCCTACACCAACATCGCCAGCTAAACATTGATCATGAGCCAGTGTTGAGcaaccaaaaccctaataacTCCATCTTCAAAGATTTCCTCAAGAAGCCTTTGAATCAAGAACCACAACCACtaccaccttcttcttcttcatccactCTCCACcgctctcttcctcctcctcctcctgaaaCTGTTCTCAGTTTAAACCCTCACTCCATTAACACCCACTTTGATGAATCTGCGAGGTTTGGTTGTTTTGGGATGAAAAGAGGAGGCCAAGAATCTGATGAAAGCAGAGGAGACAGAAGGCATAAGCGTATGATCAAGAACAGAGAATCTGCTGCTCGTTCGAGGGCTAGGAAACAG GCATATACAAACGAGCTGGAGCTTGCAATATCTCACTTGCAGAAGGAAAATGCAAGACTCAAGAGACAAGAAGAGCAG TTGAAAATGGCGGAAGCAACTCAACACCAAACAAAGAGAAAGCTTCAACGGTCTTGGACAActccattttga